The Pelodiscus sinensis isolate JC-2024 chromosome 32, ASM4963464v1, whole genome shotgun sequence genomic sequence TGTGGAAGGTCGGACAATATGATAATGTGGTCccttctgggctatgtctacgctcacGGCTTCTTgagtcagaagtatgcaaatgaggctaagtgtggaatatcgccgagcctcatttgcataccttatgagccgtcatttttgcagaagaggttcttgcaccagaaggagctgtctacactgctccttcttgcgcaagaaaacccctcttgcacaatgccattatgccaattattttcaggaataacggcattgcaaaagaggagttttcttgcgcaagaaggggcagtgtagacagctccttctggcgcaagagcctcttcttcaaaaatggcggcttattaggtatgcaaatgaggctcggcgatattccacgcttagcctcatttgcatacttctgaggcaagaagccgcgagtgtagacatagccctggtctTTTAATCTGTGAATAGAAGTATTGCCAGACTGAGTCAAACCAGagttccatctagccccgtgtctTGTTTCTAACACTCATGAGttccagatgtttcagagggacatgcagaaaaaaaatcctagtcAACAATGATGTAATCACTTGTCCATGGGAGAAGTTGCTGTCCTAACCCTCATCTGTTAGAGAATGGCTCATGCCTCAGAGCAGGAACTTTTATAGCCCTGCCAAACTTTTGTGTTTTCTTAATCCTTAACACTGCAAATTGGAATGTATGGCTATTCTTGTGTTATGTCTCATACAACCGCTGGAGACTTCTTTCCCCCAATCAAATTGTTTTCAGTCCTCCAATGTTGCTGTGTCAGGAGATTGAGTGTTGGTTACTGGACGCTGAACAGGATGGTTTGGAATAACACGTGCTTCACGATGCAATTGTAGTGACCCAAGTCCCAGGACACACCGCCTGCCATGTCCTCGTCCTGCAGTGATATGCGGCCTTCTTTACCAGAGTGAGGAGGCCACAGACGAGGAGGCCTGAAGACTTGTGGGGCCATATGTGGCCAGTGAGTCAATACAAATGTGAAGGCAAAAGAGCAGGAAGTGTCTCAGCAAGGGGTTCTGGGGGAGTCCGAAAAGGGGCTGTAACCCTGGCACACTTCGGATACAGACAAGCCTGGATCCTAGGTTGCCCTCTTGCCCAGAACAAACAAGGGCCAGGGAAGGCTGAAAACTGAGTCAGCACCATGCCCGTGCTCCATGACAGAGCCCAGCCAACTCCAATTCCTGGCGGGCCATAGAATGAAGGTGGAACACAGGTAGGCCCCCCAGAGCTCCTCATCCTGAGGAGGCGGCAGCACATCCAGTCAGCATGTGTCTGGTCAGGACACAAGTCGAAGGGAACGATTCGGGGCAATGTGAGTGTGCAGAGCTTCTCTGGGGATGGGACGGAGATTCTCAACAGGAGTCAGCTGAAATGGGCGGTTCAGAGTGATGGGTAGGAGCTGATGCAACAGGGCCCTGACATCCCACTGTGGAGGATATGTCGGGTCAACAGTGCTATATACTGAGCAAGCAGACTAGGATCCATCCAGTCCTGCCACCCATGTTCCGGACTAAGGTCACTGACTTTGGTGACACCAGCCAAGACCAGCCTCTGGGGCACCCAAGGAACCTTCAACCCTGTGCCACAAGATGGGGGTTGTGCAAGAGGAGTTCAGGCAGGAGGTCTCCACTCTCAGGACATGGAGTAGATCTGGTTGCAGAGACCAGCTCTCAGGAGCTGAGGAGATCTCTGTAGttctcagaggctacatctacacaatgAATTTTATCGGCAAAAAGTATGCTAATaagagactcatttgcatgaatcacaatctcatttgcatattttctgttgatctgtttttgcactaggggattttgcgcaaaaacaagcagtgtgtggacattttctttttgtgtaaaaacccctttttccacaagatcggtATGTCTCCTTTTTTTGAGGCGTAAGGATCTTGTGCCAGAGATTTTGGAGGATGCATTGCTGAGGGAGGGCAGCAAGCTGCTCATTGTATCAGAAAACTGGGGGGCACTGGAGGCAGACATAAGACCACAAGACTATCAAAGTGGCTCTGGGGTATTCCACTActtgcctctctccattctgcaaCTGCTCATTTATTCTtcattttcctttccctttccataGAAATCCCTCTGATCCACAGCAGAACGGTGAGTCTCCCACTGCTCTAGATAAAACACCTCCAGGAGGAGAGTAGTTCACAGTGCTGGGATTGCGTTTACATTGGCGCTTTACATCGCTGTGATTTGCTATGCCCATAGAGTCCACACTGAGTAGCAAGGCTAAGCACCAATTCCTCAGAGCACCGAGGTCCAACTTCGCCAGCAGCAGGGTGCGTAGAGACCACCTCCATGATAGGAAGGAGCCAAACGCTGCCCCATGGCTCCTTCCAACACATGGCACGGTCTGGGGCAAGGACATCCCAGAACATGCAGTGAAGAGGCATGCTCAGCCATCAGTGCCTGCAAATTGATTAGTTGGCATCACATAGAGCCCTTCTGAGGGCTTGGCCAGAGTGGGAGGAAGCTGTAGCCAGTCTCAGGCACCTATGCTGACCATTAGGTGAGCATCTCATAGGGtcgctcagggtacgtctacactacaacgttaatttgaactaagctaattcgaactaacgcatctagaactaaaaactagttcgaattagcgttttgctaattcgaactagcgcgtccacattaagtggaccctgaaccaggcttaaggatggccggaagcagtgccggcagggcatcagaggaggacttagagcgtggagatgctgtctcaggctagccgagggctgtgcttaaagggtcccgacccccaccccggacagacagttctcagggtgccccgcttgcaaagcagtcctggcttggattgcccggagtacccacactgggcacatcacaacactcggccatcagactggctgcactcgacgcaggctgtcatctggggagagggggcaattggggggctgcaggagagcttccacccccagaagcccgcagagccagcccagtcctccccatcgggggcgcgtaccccattcctccctcacttccttccacttacccttccctagcccctcttcttgatgtacaaaataaaggacaattgtgttcaaaaatggaatctgtctttattgaacaaaactgggggagactgggaaaaggaggtgggagaggagaagagagaggctgggagaagggagggcaactaaaatgatcaggggctgggaacaggtcccatatgaagagaggctaaagagattgggacttttcatcttagaaaagaggagacggaggggggacaggatagaggtctctaaaagcaggagttgtgtggagacggtgcatacagaaaagttcttcattagttcccataaagaaggactagaggacaccaaaggaaaggactgggtagcaggcttcaaactagtaacagaaagttgtttttcacaaagcaaagagtcaacctgtggaactccttgctgcaggaggctgtgaaggctagaactagaacagagtttaaagggacgtgagatcaagtcatggaggttgggtccatggagtgctattagccagggggtaggagtggtgtccctgcccaaggtttgtggaaggctggagatggatggcacgagacaaatggcttggtcactgtcttcggtccatcccctccagggtccctagggttggccgctgttggcagacaggctactgggctagatggacctttggtctgacccagtacggccattgtaagctcagggctcagggtcgggggtctcagtggaccaccttgattttcatgcacacctgctcctgggtggccaggctggcagctctcctgacctagccggccactttcctgtgcctagtgcggaggtcgtggacgaggtccacaatgtccgcactagcccaggcgggtgcccgcctcttgtggtcccgggcaagctcccgggagccgccagcctggtcccgggaagagggggagggctggggggcatcgggtgggtggctcgatccgtgccaggtgcagggtctgctggctgggtgctggcaggcttgcacctggcacggtcaccgtagccagcccgtgcccctttaagggggccggggccgggaggggggcagacgagtttccctggtgttggcctgagtggccaccagggaaacctggggagggctagcctcccactagttcgaattaagggtctacacagccctcaatttgaactagtaagttcgaactaggcttaatcctcgtggaatgaggattacctagtttgaactaagcgctccattagttcgaattaagttcgaactaacggagctctagtgtagcgcctatgaaagttagttcgaactaacatctgttagtttgaactaactttgtagtgtagacataacctcagaaaCTGGTCAATTCAGAGAGAAAAAGCTGGTGTAGAAAAATCTTGCCTTTTACCTCATCTGCTCTAGAGCCAGAAGAGCAGCATTGTCCTCTTCTAGGAGACAGGTGACTTTCTTTAATCtttctcccagcttggtatcatctgcaaacttaataagtgtactctctatgttaatatctaaatcattgatgcagatattgaacagaactggttccaaaatAGATCCCTGagaaatcccacttgttatgccattCCAACATGATGAAtcactaataactactctctgaaaacggTTAtcaagccagttatgcacccaacttctagtagtcccatctaagttgtatttgcctagtttactgataagatcATAGAACACGAGAATTGGAAGGGACCGTGAGatgtcatcgaatccagtcccctgctctcatggcaggaccgaggaccatctagaccatccctgataagatgtctatctaacttgctcttaaatatctcctgacaTGGagatccacaacctccctaggcaacttattccagtatttaaccactctgacaggaagtttttcctaatgtccaacttaaacctcccttgctgcagtttaagcccattgcttcttgtcctatcctcagaggctaaggagatcatgcgagactatatcaaatgccttactaaagtccatcatttctcccttatctacaagacttgttatcctatcaaaaaagctatcagattggtttgacatgatttgttctttacaaatccatactggctgttacctatcaccttattttcttccagatatttgcagatcaattccttaattacttgctctacaatctttcctggcacagaagttaaactgactggtctgtaaattcctggcttgttcttatttccttctttatagatgggcactatatctggaatctctcctgacttccatgatttttcaaagatgtagctaaaggctcagatacctcctctatcagctccttgagtattctagaatgcatttcatcaggccctggtgacttgaagacatctaacttttctaagtgatctTTAacgtgttctttttttattttatcttgtaAACCTATCACATTCcctctagcattcactatgtaaggcattccttcatcagacttcttggtgaagaccgaatggcacctctgccatttccaagtctcctgttattgtttctccctcctcactgtgcaatgggcctgccctgtccttggtcttcctcttgcttctaatatatttatagaatgtcatcttgtttccctttatgcctgtagctagtctgagctcattttgtgcctttgttattctaatcttgcccctgcatacctgtattgtttgcttgtattcatcctttgtaacctgtcctagtttccactttttatatcatgcaagatctcctggttaagccaaggcagtcttttgccatactttctatcctctctcgcagcagaatagcttgtgTTGAgcccttaatgtccctttgaaaaattgccaactctcttcagttgcttttcctcttagtcttgcttcccatgggaccttacctaccaggtCTCTGggtttaccaaaatctgccttcctgaaatccattgactctattttgctgttctcccttctatcattccttagaatcatgaactttatgatttcatgggggtgcaggaatcagggcattTAAAAGTTTTGTCCCTGTGTGGATTTTCTAGTGAACAACAAAGACTGACCTCTAACAGAGGCTTTCCCTGCCCTGGGCAAATTCATAGGTGTGATGTTATCAGACATTATGGACATGCATAACATTGTTGCAACCACTATCATATGCTTGCACCAAATCTTATGCAAAGTGGGTCAAGTGAGATGGCTACAGAAAGATTATGATTCCCTGACTGTTTATACCGCTCATATGTGTCTATCATTTTTGTACTCAAAGGTATGAGTATTGGCTCTGTACCTGTATTTCATGTTTGTTTCTTGGAAATTATCAACAAGTTTCACACACCTATAGTGAAAAGGTTGCTAGTCAAACAAATAGCAATACAATGCATCTAAAGTGGTGCTAATCCACAGCTGAAGACTTCATTGTGTACCTTCACGCCAGCATGTAAGCCATGGGTGCTTGCCTAAAAAGGACCGAGTCACAaatggacaggtgacttgctcatctGCAAAATCCATTTTGGGAGGTACTTTCATACAAGGAGAACAATGGAATTCCTTCCACATGGACAAGGGTATAAAGAGGGCCCTAGAGGTTCATCCATCTTTGTTTTCATTCCAGACTTCATTCCAGCTCATCACTTCAggagcatctttgctatgaaAGGACTGATGTATTCAAAGGATGCATTCCAAAAGTGTTTAAGATAGTTTATTCCATCTCTGTCACAAGCCTGCACCAGGAACATTATAAATGGTGTATTTAACTCGTgtcctttaacaattttactctcaacattttctttctttattaatAAGCCCtttgattttagattctaaaggattggcacagtgTGTTCTTTCAGGTACGATctaaggtataaattgacctggaaaTGTGGCTGGCCCTTTGGGATAAGGAGAACCTGTTCAGAtctggtgagattggttttcataacctcgcCTCTGTGTATTGTGTGGTAGTGGTTCAGACACAGGAGAAGCTGTTGTGTCTAAGAGGATTGTTTGTGTATCTTCTTGTTGGCCACtgtggcaaacagaagtgctctCTGACTGATTTGGTGTACTTTATCATGGAGAACCACCAgacttgggctgtaagtagccctctCTTTAAGCAATTTGACCTTCTGAGCAGTGGCCCCAGAAACCTTTTATATCACTGTTAAGGTCTCTCATATCTTTAGATTCTTGGCTGTGATACAATGCGTGACAATGACTAAAGCTTTCTTTGCTTGAACTACAGCATTTACCTCTCTCTTCTGAGATGTTAAAGGAAGTATGCACTCCGAATGAACCTTTGAGCATAGTCTGAGCAATTATATGGGCTCTGTCTTGTGTGAACTTCTGATGTGCAATAAGGTGTAAGCatttactgaagcttttcccagtcACAGCAGCTGAggagtttctctcctgtgtggattctcctatgcctaacaaggcctgccctctctctgaaacttttctcacagtcagagcaattgtaCACAGTGTTCCACCTAATTTTTCCCTACatgtgtgcagaatgaattttgttacagGCACCAATATGGAGGGGATATGCGACATCTTCATATTGGCACACAGAACAAAGTTCAGGTGGTAGAAGTGGGGCTCAAGGGCTTGGATTGTGCAaaggtggctcagggctgggacagagtttgggagcaagggtgggagggctggctctgaggtgggactggtgaggaggggctcaggggtgAGAGAGGCTTGAGCTGTGGAGGAGTGAGGGCTTCAGCTGCCGGTGTGATTTCTGGGACGGGCCAAGGATGGAAGGGTTATGGGGCAAGCCAAAGAAGGCTATACTGAGGAGAAAAAACTCCCACCAGTTTTCTCCACCCCATCTCAGGTGTTGctgtggaaggggagggaggaaataagTACTTCTCCCTGCAATGGCAGATGTGGGGCTGCGGGATAGGCCACTGGAGATCTGGCCCAGTACTGAGACCAGTGGGTAGAGGCATCTCTCCCCACCATAGCCCCAAATACTTGCATGGCACTTAATCGGCTGCTGCATGGCCAATTGGTCACCAAGCTTAAAGAGAACAAAGGCtatagggtttctctcctgtgtggattctcctatgtccTATGTTTAACAAGGAGTGATGTCGTATTGAAGCTtttcagtcagagcagttgaagggtttctcacCAGTGTgaattctcctatgtctaacaagggtcGACTTCTCCCTGAAGCTTTTCTCACAGGCGGAGCAGtaaaagggtttctcccctgtgtggattctgctGTGTTTATCAAGGGTTGACCTctccctgaagcttttcccacaggcagagcagttgaagggtttctcccctgtgtggattctgctGTGTTTAACAAGGGCTGACGTctccctgaagcttttcccacaggcagagcagttgaagggtttctctcccgtgtggatcCTCTCATGACTAGTAAGATGTGAACGCCTATGgaagctttttccacagtcagagcagtaaaagggtttctcccctgtgtggattctgctGTGTTTAACAAGATCTGACCTGTgtctgaagtttttcccacagtcagagcagttgaagggtttctcccctgtgtgaatTCTGCTGTGTTTAACAAGGGCTGATGTCTccctgaagtttttcccacagtcagagcagttgaagggtttctctcctgtgtggattctctcatgACTAATAAGATGTGAGCTcctcctgaagcttttcccacagtaaCAGCAGAAAAAGGGCTTCTCCGCGTGGATTTTCCTATGTCCAGCAAGGAGTGAGCTtgcactgaagcttttcccaaagTCAAAGCCAGTGAAGGGATTCTCACTTGCATGGGTTCTTCGATGTTCAATAGGAGTTGCAGTGTCACTGTAAGTGTAGGGTGCTTGTTGATGGGGAATTTTCTGTTGCATAGCTTCTGTATTTCTTTTTAGCCTTTTGCTCCTGTGACTAGATTTACCCTGTCCCTTCCCTGGATGGTTTCCCTGTTGCCTTTCTGGGCTATACTGACCCTCACCGGTTTCTCTCTGCTCAGATCTCTGAGGACCATGTCCTTTGGAGCTTGCCAATAACATTCCATGTTGAGTCACTTGCTCTGGTCCTTTGTGATGACTCTCCTCATTGATCTCACTCAGTGTCACATCACCTGCTGGGCTAGAGAGAGAATCCCGACAGGAGTCATTCTCTGCACTGAGCTGAAAGGAAAACTCTGAAAGGGGAAAAGAAATGGGGGAAAACACCCATTAACGGCTGGAAAGGCtgaataatcatgagctgagtttaTCCTCCTTCCTCACAACTCTTCCCCAGGAGGACAGAGTCCAactcccaccccacaccctctgactggagttgaagacaggccAATGGGTCAGTGAGACTTGATAAAAATGTACGAGACACCCTTTAGGATGacacagaaattggtttctgaCTCAGTTTAGTTGATTGCTCTCCTCTCTCTCAGAGCGCTTGATATCCGGGATCCACAGCTCCTTCtctcgctccacccaggagatcacatgagcttTGGAGACCGGAAATCCTGCTCggggagcaattaaccaagtgttgatcttgttcattaaggtctctgCCATTACTACTTCCACAGCCAGGATCGGAGTCGCCCATCCAGAGAGGttccttccccaccttgcaggGACTAGGCTCTGGATGGTACAAGATCCCACAATACACCCACCTTCAGTAAAGGTGCATCCCCCCGCCTCAGGAATGACCCAGCTGATTCTCAGCGGGAGCTGAACTTTCTACTGCACTTTCCTAGGTACAACTAAGTCTCCCTCATAGCCCATtccatccccccatcccagggcAGGACAGAAGATGAGCTCTAGTGAGGGCCGTGGGTCTGACACTGAGTCCCACATGCAAggctcagactgcagctgccacatggcaggtcactaCAACTTGGAGAGAAAGGACCCCAAGGGATATGTCCACAAAGTTCCTGTCTGGGGGACTCAGCTCACCCTGCTCTTTGATTGGATGGTTGACTTGTCCAAGCTAGAAATGTCAATGAGTAGTTGACTTCATGATTAACGACAAGCCTAGGCATATCAGCTAATCTTGTTAAGTATTCACCAGCCCTGTCCCAGGGACCATCAAATAGTTGTGGAACTGCTAAGATTTCTTACATCCTTAACAGTGACCTGCCCGTTCTAGAACAGCAGCTCAGGCCGGTTTGCTGGCGATGTAAGAATACCCTGTAGGAGGATGTTGTCTTTGTGGAGTCCTTCCGGGAGGGTGGCTAGGCTGGCGACAGTAGAGGCACATCTTTTCCTCAGCTCagagatggggaggagcagggaaggcatGTGTCATGCTGCCCTGCTGAGACTACCTCAGGGGCCCAAGGTCAGCAGTAGGGCCCTGCAGCTGAACCTGCCCAATACTCCTAAGTCACTCTAAGTAAcctgccctgggcttccaaagGAAGTCTGCGGCAGGGCAGGGAATTCAACACAAGTGTCCCGACACCAAGTACAGCACCTGAAGTTCAAAAAGAGCTCATTTCACAATTAATAACAGAGGCACTAACCCTCAGTCCCTACACCCAGCCCCTTTCACTGACAGGAACCAACAGCCACAGCCAGAAAAGACTTCGGGAACTGCACCctccttccaggggctcagcccACTGGCACAAGGGTACCCTGTAGGCACTAACAGCAGCAGGACCCAGAcccacaactctggtacctgccgttcctgcctgggcccttccactgacacctccggccaaggcacaacatgggcaagatggtggggAAGCACATTGAGACTTTTGGTATGGGAAAAACAGCACCATTGTTATGTCCTTGAACCTGTTTCCCCCAGAAGGGCCTTGAAAGGGACAGTCTCTCACACAAGAGTCAGGATTATTGGGGCTGATACTCCTGAcaatggagggcagggggcaatgagggaccctgaacAAAACCCAACTCagatgctccagagcccacccaatTTCTGATATCCAAGGgaacaggaatccttacccagccagctcacagcctcataattgtcctgcatcacatcccagtagaggaCTCTCTcacccgggtccagcagagcccattcctcctcagagaaata encodes the following:
- the LOC102455446 gene encoding uncharacterized protein LOC102455446, with protein sequence MPCSSSAHGLQSWGKEMVVTEPVTFEEVAVYFSEEEWALLDPGERVLYWDVMQDNYEAVSWLEFSFQLSAENDSCRDSLSSPAGDVTLSEINEESHHKGPEQVTQHGMLLASSKGHGPQRSEQRETGEGQYSPERQQGNHPGKGQGKSSHRSKRLKRNTEAMQQKIPHQQAPYTYSDTATPIEHRRTHASENPFTGFDFGKSFSASSLLAGHRKIHAEKPFFCCYCGKSFRRSSHLISHERIHTGEKPFNCSDCGKNFRETSALVKHSRIHTGEKPFNCSDCGKNFRHRSDLVKHSRIHTGEKPFYCSDCGKSFHRRSHLTSHERIHTGEKPFNCSACGKSFRETSALVKHSRIHTGEKPFNCSACGKSFRERSTLDKHSRIHTGEKPFYCSACEKSFREKSTLVRHRRIHTGEKPFNCSD